In one Pseudomonas fitomaticsae genomic region, the following are encoded:
- a CDS encoding HK97 gp10 family phage protein, whose amino-acid sequence MARGRGWSIPPSLFMGAVEQDLSKKIRTIAIQLLNEVTMRMPVDTGRARANTIVSIGSPVYQVLDSYDKAGGATIMEGVSRLSGLEPYTVVYLQNNLPYIERLEDGYSKQAPVGMFGAAFNSVSRASQ is encoded by the coding sequence ATGGCCCGAGGCAGAGGATGGAGCATTCCCCCGAGTCTTTTTATGGGGGCGGTAGAGCAGGACCTTTCGAAGAAGATCAGGACGATCGCGATTCAGTTGCTCAACGAGGTGACCATGCGGATGCCGGTTGATACCGGGCGCGCAAGGGCAAATACCATCGTGAGCATCGGCTCACCGGTTTATCAGGTGCTGGATAGCTACGACAAGGCGGGCGGGGCCACAATCATGGAGGGAGTCTCGCGTCTGAGCGGGCTTGAGCCGTACACGGTTGTTTATCTGCAAAACAACTTGCCCTACATCGAGCGCCTTGAAGATGGCTACTCGAAACAGGCACCGGTCGGCATGTTCGGCGCAGCATTCAATAGCGTGTCGAGGGCCAGCCAATGA
- a CDS encoding phage tail terminator-like protein: MTFEQIRSIVTTRMTQWTGIPAASVDYPNPPKPFDPAGKEIWARLADVPGLSSAPEIGLTPCVRRTGVIIIQLFVKTYTGTLAITKAADTLVQHFQFFSQDGFDCFAVSTNTVGVDGLGWYQVNIQIPYRAI, from the coding sequence ATGACCTTCGAGCAGATCCGCAGCATCGTCACCACGCGCATGACGCAATGGACCGGTATCCCGGCGGCTAGCGTTGATTATCCAAACCCGCCAAAGCCGTTCGATCCTGCCGGCAAGGAGATATGGGCCAGGCTGGCGGACGTGCCGGGCCTGTCCAGCGCGCCCGAGATCGGCCTGACGCCATGCGTTCGCAGAACTGGCGTCATCATCATTCAGTTGTTCGTCAAGACCTACACCGGCACGCTCGCCATCACCAAGGCGGCCGACACTCTCGTCCAACACTTCCAGTTCTTCAGCCAAGACGGTTTCGACTGTTTTGCTGTGTCGACCAATACCGTGGGCGTTGATGGTCTTGGCTGGTATCAGGTAAATATCCAGATTCCCTATCGAGCGATCTGA
- a CDS encoding phage tail tube protein codes for MSSGAKVATAYVEEVTQGVTPATGWKELIRTSFGIGPTQNTAENNEIGSTRMSQGTTPTTVDVAGAVGMKWRYGGAVDDFLESCFGSRWTADSLTMGNQRISYSIASYASDVTIASVARGAQVASMAFTFGTDNDVTIDTTFSAIDWADKADGTNFFATPTPEPGGPRFNFKNFTALTLDGVAASAANGTCISAMSLTFDNAVQTQRCLGSGDAFAGNIIPTTFSASGSVTVAWSAASYALYRKQRTGESVAMSFTLENADGAYTVTLPEMEAVGSWPDGGATDIIEVELAVSARRIPPTITRVPAVTP; via the coding sequence ATGTCGTCAGGAGCAAAGGTCGCCACGGCCTATGTTGAAGAAGTAACCCAGGGCGTCACGCCCGCGACTGGCTGGAAAGAGCTGATCCGTACCTCGTTCGGTATCGGCCCAACCCAGAACACCGCAGAAAACAATGAAATTGGCTCGACTCGAATGAGTCAGGGCACCACCCCGACCACGGTTGATGTCGCCGGCGCGGTCGGCATGAAGTGGCGCTACGGCGGCGCGGTAGATGACTTCCTGGAGTCGTGCTTCGGCTCTCGTTGGACGGCTGACTCCCTGACCATGGGCAATCAGCGCATCAGCTACTCGATCGCCTCCTACGCGAGCGATGTGACGATTGCCTCGGTAGCTCGCGGCGCGCAAGTCGCTTCGATGGCCTTCACGTTCGGCACCGACAACGATGTCACCATTGACACCACGTTCTCGGCGATCGACTGGGCAGACAAGGCCGATGGCACGAACTTCTTCGCCACCCCAACCCCTGAGCCAGGCGGCCCGCGGTTCAACTTCAAAAACTTCACCGCACTGACCCTGGACGGCGTGGCCGCATCGGCCGCAAACGGCACTTGCATCAGCGCGATGTCGCTGACCTTCGACAACGCAGTCCAGACCCAGCGCTGCCTGGGGTCGGGTGATGCCTTCGCCGGCAACATCATCCCTACGACCTTTAGCGCGTCTGGTAGCGTCACTGTGGCCTGGTCTGCCGCGTCATACGCCCTGTACCGCAAGCAGCGTACCGGCGAATCGGTAGCCATGAGTTTCACGCTGGAAAACGCAGATGGCGCCTATACGGTGACGCTGCCCGAAATGGAAGCGGTAGGCAGTTGGCCGGACGGTGGCGCGACCGACATCATTGAAGTCGAGCTGGCTGTTTCAGCCCGTCGCATCCCGCCGACGATCACTCGCGTACCGGCTGTTACGCCTTAA
- a CDS encoding zinc ribbon domain-containing protein yields the protein MQVLIVILLAIIAIAVAPWVIGVFALAAGTYVVALAIAAALAITLLLSVFIWSWASKLRSKAKEKQLIEKYRVDLERTAAELAISSQHARQRAEVRAKEAALEAERKEQERVRRLVLCPHCSSKIAKGSMFCPVCGKQPLSASPVRSVQRKE from the coding sequence ATGCAGGTACTCATCGTTATTCTTCTCGCCATTATCGCTATAGCTGTGGCCCCGTGGGTCATCGGCGTTTTTGCTCTAGCGGCCGGCACTTATGTGGTAGCGCTGGCAATTGCGGCGGCTCTCGCTATTACCCTGCTTTTATCGGTTTTTATATGGAGCTGGGCTTCAAAACTTCGCTCTAAGGCCAAGGAAAAGCAGCTCATCGAGAAGTATCGGGTTGATCTTGAACGTACAGCGGCCGAGCTTGCAATCAGTTCTCAGCATGCGAGACAAAGGGCTGAGGTCAGGGCAAAAGAAGCCGCTCTTGAGGCTGAGAGAAAGGAGCAGGAAAGAGTTAGACGACTAGTTTTGTGTCCGCACTGCTCAAGCAAAATAGCGAAAGGGAGCATGTTTTGCCCTGTGTGCGGCAAGCAACCGCTTAGCGCGAGTCCTGTTAGATCTGTGCAACGCAAAGAATAG